The Solea senegalensis isolate Sse05_10M linkage group LG9, IFAPA_SoseM_1, whole genome shotgun sequence genome has a segment encoding these proteins:
- the LOC122774179 gene encoding growth/differentiation factor 6-A-like, with translation MDASRVVTLYLGLLLVFLGNIPCFQSAAIISPSAPRRNRGARIPHQDGQRSSKFLKDIFASAHPIMGHHKEDPKDAIVPHEYMLSIYRTYSAAEKLGLNASFFRSSKSANTITSFVDRGTDDLLHSPLRRQKYLFDVSTLSDQEELVGAELRIFRRAPGDLQASLQTTGLYDIHVHSCRSDRLLDSRSLDPLDSTKTGWEVLDVWDMFKAQQHPFHHPHHHRYQQGKQLCFQLRATLGKSDTEVDLRQLGLDRGGRSQQEKAILVVYTRSKKRENLFNEMKEKIKSRRSVSEKKEEAAKAAEEEGVPLRRVKGDGPRRRRRTALSNRHGKRHGKKSKSRCSKKALHVNFKELGWDDWIIAPLDYEAYHCEGVCDFPLRSHLEPTNHAIIQTLMNSMDPNSTPPSCCVPTKLSPISILYIDSGNNVVYKQYEDMVVEQCGCR, from the exons ATGGACGCGTCTCGAGTAGTAACGCTATATCTGGGCCTTCTGCTTGTTTTCCTTGGGAATATACCGTGTTTCCAGTCTGCTGCTATCATCTCTCCGTCTGCACCGAGGAGGAACAGGGGAGCGAGGATCCCTCATCAGGACGGACAGAGGTCATCCAAATTCTTAAAGGACATATTTGCGTCTGCTCATCCTATCATGGGCCACCACAAAGAAGACCCAAAGGACGCTATTGTGCCGCATGAATACATGCTCTCTATATACAGGACATACTCGGCTGCAGAAAAGCTCGGACTAAACGCAAGCTTTTTCCGCTCCTCTAAATCTGCCAACACCATCACCAGTTTTGTGGACAGAGGAACAG ACGATCTTTTGCACTCTCCACTGCGAAGACAAAAGTATCTGTTTGATGTCTCAACCCTTTCAGACCAAGAGGAGCTGGTCGGGGCGGAATTAAGGATATTCAGGAGAGCGCCCGGGGATTTGCAGGCTTCTCTACAGACCACGGGCCTCTACGACATCCATGTCCACTCGTGCCGCTCGGACAGGCTACTGGACTCCAGGTCTCTGGACCCGCTGGACTCCACTAAGACAGGCTGGGAGGTTTTGGACGTGTGGGACATGTTTAAAGCACAACAGCATCCCTTTCACCACCCTCACCATCATCGCTACCAGCAGGGGAAGCAGCTCTGCTTCCAGCTCAGGGCCACTCTTGGCAAATCGGACACCGAGGTGGATCTGAGGCAGCTGGGGTTGGACAGGGGTGGCCGGTCCCAGCAGGAGAAGGCCATCCTGGTGGTTTACACTCGCTCCAAGAAGAGGGAGAACCTGTTCAACGAGATGAAGGAGAAGATCAAGTCGCGGAGGTCGGTGAgcgagaagaaggaggaggcgGCGAAGGccgcagaggaggagggggttcCGCTGAGGCGGGTCAAGGGCGACGGACCTCGGCGTCGTCGCAGGACGGCGCTGAGCAACCGACACGGGAAGAGGCACGGGAAGAAATCGAAATCCAGATGCAGCAAAAAGGCGCTGCATGTGAATTTCAAAGAGCTGGGCTGGGACGACTGGATCATCGCGCCGCTGGATTACGAGGCGTACCACTGCGAGGGGGTGTGCGACTTCCCCCTCAGGTCGCACCTCGAGCCGACCAACCACGCCATCATACAGACGCTCATGAACTCCATGGACCCCAACAGTACCCCGCCTAGCTGCTGCGTCCCCACCAAACTCAGCCCCATCAGCATCCTCTACATAGACTCGGGCAATAACGTGGTATACAAACAGTACGAGGACATGGTGGTGGAGCAGTGTGGGTGCAGGTAG